A genomic segment from Anopheles maculipalpis chromosome X, idAnoMacuDA_375_x, whole genome shotgun sequence encodes:
- the LOC126561166 gene encoding prothoracicostatic peptides has translation MKMHRSLLCLVVTLMSVLHCSCQSSDERVLPNDPNYPELDHSKMASLNGLLDSLDHDSRQVGGSNPDDYETADGIAARLGYPHLNGDAKRSWSKMNAAWGKRAGSRNSGWTRIGAAWGKREPGWNNLKGLWGKRADKWDKLAAAWGKRQELSRSY, from the exons ATGAAAATGCATCGCTCTCTGCTTTGCTTGGTCGTCACGCTCATGTCCGTGCTACACTGCAGCTGCCAAAGCTCGGACGAGCGCGTATTACCAAACGATCCCAATTACCCGGAGCTCGATCACAGCAAGATGGCGAGCCTGAACGGATTGCTGGACTCGTTGGACCACGACAGCCGGCAGGTGGGTGGCAGCAACCCGGACGACTACGAGACGGCCGATGGTATCGCAGCGCGCCTCGGCTATCCGCATCTCAACGGCGATGCAAAACGAAGCTGGAGCAAGATGAATGCGGCCTGGGGAAAGCGTGCGGGTTCGCGGAATTCTGGATGGACCAGGATCGGTG CGGCATGGGGCAAACGAGAACCAGGATGGAATAATTTGAAAGGACTTTGGGGCAAGCGGGCTGACAAGTGGGACAAGCTGGCAGCGGCTTGGGGCAAACGACAAGAACTTAGTCGGAGCTATTAA
- the LOC126560077 gene encoding derlin-2: protein MAYQSIRQEYLQIPIVTRVYSTACIITTLSVHLDIVTPFQLYFNPKLIFEHYQLWRICTTFLFFGTFGFNFLFNMIFTFRYCRMLEENSFRGRSSDFVTMFLFGGTVLVICALFVNLLFLGQAFTIMLVYVWSRRNPFVRMNFFGVLNFQAPYLPWVLLGFSVLIGNTIWVDLIGIVVGHTYYFLEDVLPNQPGGMKILKTPRILKLLFDEATEDPNYVALPEDQPGGFNWRRNN from the exons ATGGCATACCAAAGCATTCGCCAAGAATATCTCCAGATACCGATAGTAACACGCGTCTACTCGACGGCATGCATCATCACAACACTATCCGTG cACCTCGACATCGTCACCCCCTTTCAACTATACTTTAATCCAAAGCTCATCTTCGAACACTACCAGCTATGGCGCATCTGCACAACGTTTCTGTTCTTCGGTACCTTTGGGTTTAACTTCCTATTTAATATGATATTCACATTTCG CTATTGCCGGATGCTAGAGGAAAATTCGTTTCGCGGGCGAAGCTCAGATTTTGTTACAATGTTTTTATTCGGTGGAACGGTGTTGGTG ATTTGTGCGTTGTTTGTTAACTTACTTTTCTTAGGTCAAGCTTTTACCATTATGCTGGTGTACGTCTGGTCCCGAAGGAATCCATTCGTTAGGATGAacttttttggtgttttgaaTTTCCAG GCACCGTACCTACCATGGGTTTTGCTCGGATTTTCCGTGCTAATTGGTAATACCATTTGGGTGGATCTGATTGGTATCGTGGTGGGCCACACGTACTACTTCCTCGAGGATGTACTACCAAATCAGCCCGGTGGCATGAAGATTCTTAAAACGCCTCGAATTCT AAAACTGTTATTCGACGAAGCGACAGAGGATCCAAACTACGTAGCGCTACCAGAAGATCAGCCGGGTGGATTTAACTGGAGGAGAAACAACTAA
- the LOC126559057 gene encoding dnaJ homolog subfamily C member 25 homolog, with product MTTAAQILGWCLVIFGCCATTGHGHYIDQFYCGPDNCYELLGVSRESTKQEIAKSYRQLARKYHPDVHHGVEQKQTAEESFKKIATAYEVLKDEESRNDYNYMLDNPQAYYAHFYRYYRRKAKIDVRLVIVVTISIISCIQYVTRWQRYDTAIKYFMSLPKYRNKALEMINQSGCNGAAGGNGKHGRTKLSKAEQKKEHDEQIRKVIENNMDIQGAYAKPEIRDILWIQLFLLPYTIGRYMCWVGRWVWKFNVLKQPYGREEQLYLIRKHMRLTAVQFDSIEPDTVEQFLRQQLWIKSNFDRWKVEQENEKKKQMADNPRYKAYRRYMKNHGPGRLTFEE from the coding sequence ATGACGACGGCAGCACAAATTTTGGGCTGGTGTTTGGTAATTTTCGGATGCTGTGCTACCACCGGCCATGGCCACTACATCGACCAGTTCTACTGTGGGCCGGACAACTGCTACGAACTGCTGGGCGTGTCGCGCGAAAGTACCAAGCAGGAGATAGCGAAATCGTACCGCCAGCTCGCCCGCAAGTATCATCCGGATGTGCACCATGGTGTCGAGCAGAAGCAAACGGCGGAAGAATCTTTCAAAAAGATAGCGACCGCGTACGAGGTGCTGAAGGATGAGGAATCGCGCAACGATTACAACTACATGCTGGACAATCCGCAAGCGTACTATGCACACTTCTACCGGTACTATCGCCGAAAGGCGAAGATTGACGTTCGACTGGTGATTGTGGTGACGATAAGCATCATCTCCTGCATACAGTACGTGACACGATGGCAACGGTACGATACGGCGATCAAGTACTTCATGTCGCTGCCCAAATACCGCAACAAAGCGCTGGAAATGATCAACCAGTCCGGCTGCAACGGAGCGGCAGGCGGTAATGGTAAGCATGGCCGCACCAAACTGTCCAAGGCGGAACAGAAGAAGGAACACGACGAACAGATACGGAAGGTGATCGAGAACAACATGGACATACAGGGTGCGTACGCGAAGCCTGAAATACGGGACATACTCTGGATACAGCTGTTTCTGCTACCGTACACGATCGGTCGCTATATGTGCTGGGTCGGCCGGTGGGTTTGGAAGTTTAACGTGCTAAAGCAACCGTACGGACGGGAAGAGCAGCTGTACCTGATACGGAAGCATATGCGACTGACCGCGGTACAGTTCGATTCGATCGAACCGGACACGGTGGAACAGTTCCTCCGGCAACAGCTCTGGATCAAGTCCAACTTTGACCGGTGGAAGGTGGAGcaggaaaatgagaaaaagaaacagatggCAGACAATCCACGGTACAAGGCGTATCGCCGGTACATGAAAAATCACGGCCCGGGACGACTTACGTTTGAggagtga
- the LOC126559360 gene encoding caspase-like yields the protein MSMPDVVDVRAELHSEHVLDDCGNNAHLAHDVNDALGSRKGHELFDHRIKARMPVERYASDYNMNHKRRGLALIFNHENFDVPQLKARAGTNVDCENLTATLKGLDFEVHVFKDLKLRDLQREVERVSQMDHTDADCILVTILSHGELGYLYAKDCQYKLDVVWSYFTANHCPTLAGKPKLFFIQACQGDQLDGGVLLASKDRTETDSSSSMTFKIPTHADFLIAYSTIPGFYSWRNTQKGSWFMQSLCHELNQHGRKYDLLTLLTFVTQRVAYDFESNTPDIPMMHQQKQIPCTTTMLTRLLRFGEKKPF from the exons ATGAGCATGCCCGACGTTGTCGACGTTCGCGCTGAACTGCACAGCGAGCACGTACTGGACGACTGCGGCAACAATGCCCATCTTGCACACGACGTTAATGATGCTCTCGGTTCACGGAAGGGCCA CGAACTGTTTGACCATCGCATCAAGGCTCGGATGCCCGTCGAGCGGTATGCGTCCGACTACAACATGAATCATAAACGGCGCGGTTTGGCGCTGATTTTCAACCATGAAAACTTCGACGTTCCACAGCTGAAGGCCCGCGCGGGTACGAACGTCGATTGCGAAAATCTGACCGCCACCCTCAAGGGCCTAGACTTTGAGGTGCACGTGTTCAAGGATCTAAAGCTACGCGATCTGCAGAGGGAGGTAGAACGAG TGTCGCAGATGGATCACACGGATGCCGACTGCATACTGGTAACGATCTTATCGCACGGTGAGCTCGGCTACCTGTACGCAAAGGACTGCCAGTACAAGCTGGACGTCGTATGGTCGTACTTCACGGCCAACCACTGTCCCACTTTGGCCGGCAAACCGAAACTATTCTTCATACAGGCCTGCCAGGGTGATCAGCTGGACGGTGGTGTGCTGCTCGCCTCCAAGGATCGCACCGAAACGGACAGCTCGTCCTCGATGACGTTCAAAATACCGACGCACGCCGACTTCCTGATCGCCTACTCCACCATACCCGGGTTCTACTCGTGGCGCAACACGCAGAAGGGTTCGTGGTTTATGCAGTCGCTCTGCCACGAGCTGAACCAGCACGGTCGCAAGTACGATCTGCTGACGCTGCTAACGTTCGTGACGCAGCGCGTCGCGTACGATTTCGAATCGAACACGCCGGACATCCCGATGATGCACCAGCAGAAGCAGATTCcgtgcaccaccaccatgctCACCCGTTTGCTGCGTTTCGGGGAGAAGAAACCGTTTTAA